CGATGAACTGCGTTCGGGATTCGGCACCGGCGATCTGCTGACCACGCTTTTTATCTTCCGCTACCTGGAACGCATGGGCGATGCCCTGTTAAATGTCGGCGAGGCCGCCATCTTCGGCATCACCGGCGACAAGTTCAAAATTCGCCAGTTCACGGCCCTAAGCGACATCCTGGCCGAGTCCGGCCATGAAAACCCGCTGTCCGACCTGGAATTCGAGTCCATCTGGGGGACGCGCTCGGGCTGCCGCATCGGCCGGGTGCTGGAGCGCGGCGGCGAGGATGACTGCCACAAGGAAGTGATCTTCAAAGACGGCGACAGCGCCAAGCTGCGCCAGGAAGCAGCCAACTTTGCCCGCTGGGAAGCCCTCATGCCCGGCCTGGCCCCGCGACTGGAGGCCTTTCGGGAGGGCAAAAAGACCAGTTCCATGCTGATCGAACTGCTGCCCGGCCAGACCATCCAGGACCTGGCCCTGTCAAGCGACCTCGATCTCCTGGGCCGGGCGCTGGCCGCCCAATGCCGCACGGCCAGGACCCTGTGGGAAAAAACCCTGACCGCGACCCCGGTGGCCGCCGGCTGCGTCAAACAATTGCGGGCCCGCCTGCCCGAAATCCTCACCGTCCATCCCGGCTTCCGTCTCAAGCGCCGGGCCATCGGCTCGTTTGTCCTGCCGTCTCTGGACGCGCTCCTCGACGCGGCCGAAGCCGTCGAGACCAACCTGGCCGCGCCCTACTCGGTGCTCATCCACGGCGACTACAACACCAACAACATCCTCTACGACCAGACCGAAGACCGTATCCACTACATCGACCTGCACCGCTCGACCGATACGGATCTGGTCCAGGATGTGTCGGTCTACATGGTTTCCAACTTCCGCCTGCCGGTCTTCGACAAGGCCCGACGACGGGTGCTCACCGCCGTTATCCTGGATTTTTACCGCTTTGCCGCGGCTTTTGCCGCAAGCAAAAATGATACGACCTTCGATATCCGTCTGGCGCTCGGCCTTGGGCGGTCGCTTATCACCTCAACGCGCTTTGAACTCAGTGAGCGCTTTTCCAAACTGATGTTTCATCGCGGCATCTTTCTGCTCGAACGCGTGATCGGCCATACCGGCGATCCGGCGACGTTCCGGCTGCCGCTTGCCGCCCTGTGCTACTAGTGCAGCGTTCGGGAAATGTCGTGACACTTTTCGACGCAGCAATAGGCAGTAATCATTATTTTTATTCGCAAAAAAGCATAACTGTTTTTTTGTGAACGCCACACGAGACATCTGCGCAACGCACCATGGAGGATAGAATGAAAAAAATTGGCGTGGTGGGCATCCCCGGCGGCTGGTCCACCTTGCGGCTCTTGGACGCCCTGGAATCCCGCACTGGCTATCGCCTGTGCATCGACATGGCCGAAGTGCGCCTTGATCTGGAAACGGGCAAAGCCTTTTACCAGGGCACGGACCTGACCAGCCTCGATGGGCTCATCGTCAAGAAAATAGCCCCGTCCTACACCCCCGACGCCCTGGACCGCATGGAAATCCTGCGGTTCCTGCGTTCCGGCGGGCTGCCGGTCTTTTCCGATCCCGACAGCATGTTTCGCCTGATTGACCGGTTAAGCGGCACAGCCGTCCTTCGTCGGGGCGGCATCCCCATGCCGCCGACGGAAATCACCGAGGACATCGACGAGGCCGCGGCCGTGGTAACCCGTTTCGGCCGGGCCGTGTTCAAGCCACTTTACAGTTCCAAGGCCCGGGGCATGACCGTTATCGAGGACGGCCCGGAAATCCATGAGGAAATCGCCGACTATCAGGCGGCCGGCAACCGGGTCATGTACATCCAGAAGATGGTCTCCCATGCCGGTGGACATCATGATCTGGGTGTCTCGTTTCTCGGCGGCGAATATCTGGCAACCTATGCCCGGCAAGGCAGCGGCAACTCCTGGGACACCACCACCCGCACCGGCGGACGCTATGTGCCCCATACCCCGTCCACGGAAATCATCGCTCTGGCCCACAAGGCCCAAAGCCTCTTTCCGGGCATGGCCTTTACCTGCGTCGACGTCGTGGAAACACCCTCCGGGGCGGCCATCTACGAAGTCTCGGCCTTTGGCGGCTTCCGTGGCCTGCTTGATGCCTGCGGCATTGACGCCGCTGCCGTCTATGCCGATTACGTCCTGGAGCATATCCGATGAGCACGCCCACCATAGCCGGACTCATGGCCCCGATTCTGGCCGAGGCCCCTCTTGCCCACCGCCTGGAGGTGACCTTTGCCGACGTCACCGTCGTTCTCTCCACCAATTCCCAGGCGCTGACCAACAAGCTTGGCGACTATTTCCGCGACTTCCTCGGCAGCGGCGGGACCACCACCATCGAGATGACAGCCATTGAGGCCGGACCGCCGGCCTTCGACCTGCCGCTGGCCGTCCATGCCCGGGAGCCCGGCAAGACCAAGCTCAAGGAAGCCTCCGTCGACCTGCCCGACGGGCGTGTGGTGCGAAAACTCACCACCGGGCTGGTCTTTCTGTTTGGTCAGGGCAAAAACTACGCCGTCGGCCCGTGCATCGAAAACGACAACCAGATCGTCAACTTCATCAACAACCGCTTCATTGAATGGCGTCTCAAGCACGGCGCCCTGCTCTTCCACGCCGCCGGCGTTGCCCAGGCCGGCGCAGGGCTGGTCATCGCCGGGTTTTCCGGAGCCGGCAAATCCACCCTGGCCCTTGAAATCATGCGCCATGGCACGGATTTCATCAGCAACGACCGGGTCATGGTGTCCCGGGAGGGGAACTCCCTGACCATGGCCGGGGTGGCCAAGATGCCCCGGGTCAACCCCGGCACGGTGCTCAACAACCCGGCGCTGGCCTCGGTCATGAACGCCGAAGACCGCGCCCGCTTTGCCGCCCTGCCCCAGTCCGAATTGTGGGATCTCGAACACAAGTACGACGCCTTCATCGATACATGCTTCGGCCCGGGCCGATTCAAACTGGCCTGCCCCATGGCCGGACTGGTCATCCTGCGCTGGAAGCGCGACGCCTCGCCGCTGACCACCGCCCGCGTTGACTTAAACCAGCGCCGCGATCTGATGCCGGCCTTCATGAAGGACGTGGGGCTTTTTTACGAATTCGAAGACCCGTCCGAGCCGTCCATGGCCAGCCAGAAGGCCTACCTCGAGCTGCTTGGCGATCTGCCGGTCTTGGAAATCGACGGCGGCGTGGATTTCCCTAAGGCGGCCCGGGAATGTCTCACCTTTCTGGAATCTGTGCGCCGCTAACGGCAGCGGCGACCGGATGCTTTGGACCGACAGTCCAACAGTGATGGAGTCTTCATGACTGATCCGACGCAACAGGCCGCCCTTGAGGCGGCCCGGCATCCGACCGTCTCCCCGGAGGTCGAGGTCCAAAGCCTCGCTCCGGAGGAGGAATTCCTCAAGCACCTCGAACATTTTTCCCAGAAAGCCAACGTCTTCGCCACGCTGGCGGCCAAGAACAAGATCGCGCCCTACGAGGCGTTTACCCATCTCCACGCCCTTTGGGCCGAGGTCGAGCGCACCGGAGCCCGTCTGACGGAGCCGGTCCCCATGGGAAAGCCGGCTGTGGCCGGCCTGACCTCGGCCCAGGCCCGGGAACGCCTGCGCCAGTATGGGCTCAATCAGGCCGGAACGTCCAAACGCATCACCCTGTCCAGCCGCATTGTCGATGCCGTAAAAAATCCCCTGGTGCTCCTGCTCTTTGTCCTGGGCGGCATCTCCTATGCGACCAATGACGTGCGTTCGGCCGTAGTCATCATCGGCATGGCCGTGCTCGGCGTGACGCTCAAAGTCATCCAGGAGGCCAAGGCCGACACGGCTGCCGAGCAGCTTAAAAAGATGGTCCACACCACGGCCACCGTCCTGCGTGACGGCGAGCAGCAGGAAATCCCCATGACCGAGGTGGTCCCTGGCGACATGGTCCTGTTGTCGGCCGGCGACATGGTCCCGGCCGATGTCCAGCTGGTGCGGGCCAAGGACCTCCACGTCAACCAGGCCATGCTGACCGGCGAGGCTCTGCCGGTGGAAAAAGTCGCCCGCGCCCCTGGCCAACCCCCGATCGAGGGGGAGACCGGCCTGGGCGATCTGGCCATGTGTTTCATGGGCACCAACGTGGTCTCGGGTTCGGCCACGGCCCTGGTCATGGCCACCGGGACGCGGACCTATTTCGGCGGCATCGCGGCCAAGCTCTCGGAAAAGCGGCCTGAGACGGATTTCGACAAGGGCATCAAGAAGTTTACCATGCTCATGCTGCGGTTCATGATGGTCATGGTGCCCTTTGTGTTTGTCATAAACGGGGCTACCACCGGCGACTGGATGGGCGCGTTCATGTTCGCCCTGGCCGTGGCCGTGGGGCTGACCCCGGAAATGTTGCCCATGGTGGTGACGGTGTGCCTGTCCAAGGGCGCGCTGGCCATGGCCAAGCACAAGGTTATCGTCAAACGCTTGGACGCCATCCAGAACTTCGGGGCCATCGACATCCTTTGCACCGACAAGACCGGCACCCTCACCCAGGACAAGATCATCCTGGAAAAATACCTCGACGTCACCGGCGAAGAGGACAATTCGGTGCTGGAATACGCCTACGTCAACAGCAAGCTGCAAACCGGCCTGCGAAATGCCCTGGACATGGCGGTCATCTCTTCCGGCGACCAGGTCGGAGCCCACATCGACCCTTCCCGCTACGAGCTGCTGGATGAAATCCCCTTTGACTTCATGCGCCGCCGCCTGAGCGTCATCGTCCGGGACACCCAAACCGGCAGGGCGATCCTCATCTGCAAGGGCGCAGCCGAAGAAGTCTTCGCCCAATGCCGCGACTGCCTGCACGACGGGGTCATATCCCCGCTCGACGACGTGCATCGGGAAACCATGCAGGAGCTGGTCCACGAACTCAATGACGACGGCTTCCGGGTGGTGGCCCTGGCCTTTGCGGAGGTTGACGGCTCGCGCCATGACTTTGCCGTGGCCGACGAGTGCAACCTGACGCTCATGGGCTACCTCGCCTTCCTCGATCCGCCCAAGGACACGGCGGCCGACGCCCTGGCCGCCATGCTGGCCCTGGGTATCCAGCCCAAGATCCTTACCGGCGACAACGCCGTCATTACCGCCAAAATCTGCCGTGAAGTCCGCTTCGACGCCGGCGACCATCTCATCACCGGCGAGGCCGTGGCCGCCATGACCGAGGCCGAACTGGCCGAGGCCGTGGAAATCTGCCATGTGTTTGCCAAGCTCGACCCCATGCAGAAGGAGGCCATCGTCAAGGCGCTGCGGGCGCGCGGCCATGTGGTGGGATTTATGGGCGACGGCATCAACGACGCCCCGGCCCTGCGGGCGGCCGACATCGGCATTTCCGTGGATTCGGCGGTGGACGTGGCCAAGGAATCGGCCGACATCATCCTGCTGGAAAAGAGTCTGGCCGTCCTTGAGCACGGCGTGGCCGAGGGGCGCAAGATCTTTTTCAACATCACCAAGTACATCCGCATGGGCGCCAGCTCGAATTTCGGCAACATGTTCAGCGTGCTTGGGGCCAGCGCCTTCCTGCCCTATCTCCCGATGCTGCCCATCCAGATCCTGGTGAACAATCTCATGTACGACTTCTCCCAGACGGCCATCCCCACCGACAACGTGGACGCCGAAATAGCCAAGCAGCCCAAGCGCTGGCGCATCGACGACATTCGGCGCTACATCCTGTATCTTGGCCCGGTCAGTTCGCTGTTTGACTACGTCACCTTCTTTATCCTGCTCCATGTCTTCGGGGCCTGGGACAATGCCGCTTTGTTTCAGACCGGCTGGTTCATTGAGTCCTTGCTGTCCCAGACCCTTATTGTCCACGTCATTCGCACGGACAAGATACCCTTCCTGCAAAGCCGCTCCAGTTTCATGCTCGGCTTTACCACCGTGGCCATCTGCGCTGTGGGCGTGTGGTTGCCGTTTTCCCCCCTGGCCGACTATTTCGGCCTGGTGGTCCCGCCCGCGAGCTATTGGGGCCTCATTGCCCTGGTCATTTTCTGCTACATGTGTCTGGCCCAGATCGTTAAAACCTGGGTGGTCAGGCGTATCGCCTCCTGCTCCAGCTAGCGTGGTCCAAGGGACCTCCTGGCCATTCGGTCACAACACGCCGGGATCGTCCGTACCAAGGACGCTTCCCGGCGTTTTTCGGTTGCCGCAACGGTCGTGACCGATGCGCCGGATGACCCACCGCACGACTAGCCACCACGACACCTGCAGACGCGCGCCGCATACCGGTCAGACCATTCGGCCAAACAAAAACGCGGTCCGACCAAGCGCAGTGCACTGCCAGGCCAGCCTCCGGAGAGTGGCCAACCCTCGGCGATTAAAATAAAAAAGCCCGGCTGCTTGCGCAACCGGGCTTGGTCGTTTCGGGGGAAACGGTCCTACTTCTTGTTGAGGCCGACTTCCTGGGGGAAGATCGGCAGGTAGCGGTAGGACAGGCTCATGATGATGAAACCGTAGGCGATGACCATGAGCGAAGTGGCCCACTCCGCCCAGTTGGGACTGTAGATCTCCCACTTGGTAAACGGCAGCACCGGTTGGGCCAGAGCCTGGACGGTGAAGACGTAGCGGTTGATCACCACGCCGGCGCAGGCCAGAATGGCTCCCGAGTACATGAAAAACGGCTTCTTGCGCAGGGGAGTCAGCAGGAAGATCACCGGCACGAGCAGGCAGATGACCAGTTCGGTGAAGAACAGCCAGCGGCCGTAGACCAGACCGTAGAACATCTGGTCAAAGGTCAGGCCGGCCCGGGGCAGGATGTCGTTAATCCAGGCCCAGGTGTCGAGGTACTTAAAGACCATGTAGATCAGCAGCATGGTGCCGCCGATTTTGCACATGAGCGACTTGATGCGGTAGGTGGTGAGCTTGCGGCCGGTCACTTTTTCCATGAAGCCGCAAATCAGCACCGTCATGCACGGGCCGGTAGAGATGGCCGACAGGACGAACAGGAAGAACGTCCAGGGCCAGATGAAGAACCCGTCGCGGAAGGCGTACGGGCGGGCGAACATGACGCCGTACATGCCGCCGAGCGATCCCTGGTGGAAAGTCGACAGGAAGGCGCCGATACCGGCAAACAGCGGCATGACCACATGCATCTGGTGGGCCAGATTGTGCAGGAACGGGATCTTGTTGATCTGCTTCTGCTCAAGGATCAGCGGCACGTACTCAATGATGAGCACCATCAAGTAGCAGGTGATGCAGAAGATAACTTCTGTCAGCATCGAGTGGACGTTGGGGTGCCAGTACCCGAACCACGACCGGATGGGCTGACCGACGTCCAGGGACAGGATGAGCATGGCCCCGGAGTAGCAGATAAAGCCCTTGATGACGGTCAGGTTGATGATGTTTTTCAGTTCGTCAATGCGGATGATGTAGCGCAAAAGCCCGGTAAAAAAGGCTCCGGCGCCCAGCGCAATGACGGCGAGGTCAAAGGTGATCCACAGGCCGAACCCGAAGTAGTTGTCCAGACCCGTGACGCCAAGGCCGTAGGTGAAGCACACGAGCATGGCGAAGAAGCCGTAGAGAGCGACGACGCCCAGCACGGCCAACCACTTCATGAATTTCCCAAGGGAGCAACGCTCGACTCCTTCGGGATACCAGTTTTTTTCTATTTCACTAAAGCTCATTGCATCCCCCCCGATTACTCGCTTTTAAGGTAGTTGTCGCCGAGCTTGCGCACCCATTCCCGCCGGCTGATGTAATAGACCTGGGTGTCGGTGCCCAGGCGTTCGAGCAGGCGGTAGGCGTAGGGGCTTTTGATCAGCTCATGCACCTTATGCTTGGGGTTTTTCAGGTCCCCGAAAGCGAGGGCCCCGGAAGGGCAATTCTGCACGCACGAGGTGACGTAGGCCCCATCAGCGAGATCCTCGGGATCCTTGCCGGCGGCGCGGGCAGCGTCCTTGGCCAGGGTCCAACGGTGGTGGCAAAACGAGCACTTTTCGACGACGCCGCGCGGCCGTACCGAAGTCAACGGCGACAGGGTCTTTTCCATGCCTTCGGGCCATACCGGGTCAAACCAGCCGAAGTACCGGACGTGGTAGGGGCAGGCGGCCACACAGTACCGGCATCCGATGCAACGGGGGTAGACCTGGCTGACGATCCCGCCGTTCTCGTTTTTTTCCGTGGCAATGACCGGGCACACGGACACGCAGGGCGGGTTGCCGCACTGCTGGCAGGGCCGGG
This genomic window from Desulfovibrio sp. TomC contains:
- a CDS encoding PhoU domain-containing protein, which encodes MHEIERNFKFLLVEIERQIEGTIAVLEHRDEKAIAKIEARDDYIDNLKSVIENACFATLHGETRPSAPEVARIRAFHIIGSNLERVGDHAVNVVRQTRHYDDPECVKRYAYKPFFQEIQNALAWMPKAVLERDMATALKICRCELHLDRLYKQEFDRIRDELRSGFGTGDLLTTLFIFRYLERMGDALLNVGEAAIFGITGDKFKIRQFTALSDILAESGHENPLSDLEFESIWGTRSGCRIGRVLERGGEDDCHKEVIFKDGDSAKLRQEAANFARWEALMPGLAPRLEAFREGKKTSSMLIELLPGQTIQDLALSSDLDLLGRALAAQCRTARTLWEKTLTATPVAAGCVKQLRARLPEILTVHPGFRLKRRAIGSFVLPSLDALLDAAEAVETNLAAPYSVLIHGDYNTNNILYDQTEDRIHYIDLHRSTDTDLVQDVSVYMVSNFRLPVFDKARRRVLTAVILDFYRFAAAFAASKNDTTFDIRLALGLGRSLITSTRFELSERFSKLMFHRGIFLLERVIGHTGDPATFRLPLAALCY
- the mgtA gene encoding magnesium-translocating P-type ATPase, with the translated sequence MTDPTQQAALEAARHPTVSPEVEVQSLAPEEEFLKHLEHFSQKANVFATLAAKNKIAPYEAFTHLHALWAEVERTGARLTEPVPMGKPAVAGLTSAQARERLRQYGLNQAGTSKRITLSSRIVDAVKNPLVLLLFVLGGISYATNDVRSAVVIIGMAVLGVTLKVIQEAKADTAAEQLKKMVHTTATVLRDGEQQEIPMTEVVPGDMVLLSAGDMVPADVQLVRAKDLHVNQAMLTGEALPVEKVARAPGQPPIEGETGLGDLAMCFMGTNVVSGSATALVMATGTRTYFGGIAAKLSEKRPETDFDKGIKKFTMLMLRFMMVMVPFVFVINGATTGDWMGAFMFALAVAVGLTPEMLPMVVTVCLSKGALAMAKHKVIVKRLDAIQNFGAIDILCTDKTGTLTQDKIILEKYLDVTGEEDNSVLEYAYVNSKLQTGLRNALDMAVISSGDQVGAHIDPSRYELLDEIPFDFMRRRLSVIVRDTQTGRAILICKGAAEEVFAQCRDCLHDGVISPLDDVHRETMQELVHELNDDGFRVVALAFAEVDGSRHDFAVADECNLTLMGYLAFLDPPKDTAADALAAMLALGIQPKILTGDNAVITAKICREVRFDAGDHLITGEAVAAMTEAELAEAVEICHVFAKLDPMQKEAIVKALRARGHVVGFMGDGINDAPALRAADIGISVDSAVDVAKESADIILLEKSLAVLEHGVAEGRKIFFNITKYIRMGASSNFGNMFSVLGASAFLPYLPMLPIQILVNNLMYDFSQTAIPTDNVDAEIAKQPKRWRIDDIRRYILYLGPVSSLFDYVTFFILLHVFGAWDNAALFQTGWFIESLLSQTLIVHVIRTDKIPFLQSRSSFMLGFTTVAICAVGVWLPFSPLADYFGLVVPPASYWGLIALVIFCYMCLAQIVKTWVVRRIASCSS
- a CDS encoding HprK-related kinase B, producing the protein MSTPTIAGLMAPILAEAPLAHRLEVTFADVTVVLSTNSQALTNKLGDYFRDFLGSGGTTTIEMTAIEAGPPAFDLPLAVHAREPGKTKLKEASVDLPDGRVVRKLTTGLVFLFGQGKNYAVGPCIENDNQIVNFINNRFIEWRLKHGALLFHAAGVAQAGAGLVIAGFSGAGKSTLALEIMRHGTDFISNDRVMVSREGNSLTMAGVAKMPRVNPGTVLNNPALASVMNAEDRARFAALPQSELWDLEHKYDAFIDTCFGPGRFKLACPMAGLVILRWKRDASPLTTARVDLNQRRDLMPAFMKDVGLFYEFEDPSEPSMASQKAYLELLGDLPVLEIDGGVDFPKAARECLTFLESVRR
- a CDS encoding GAK system ATP-grasp enzyme — protein: MKKIGVVGIPGGWSTLRLLDALESRTGYRLCIDMAEVRLDLETGKAFYQGTDLTSLDGLIVKKIAPSYTPDALDRMEILRFLRSGGLPVFSDPDSMFRLIDRLSGTAVLRRGGIPMPPTEITEDIDEAAAVVTRFGRAVFKPLYSSKARGMTVIEDGPEIHEEIADYQAAGNRVMYIQKMVSHAGGHHDLGVSFLGGEYLATYARQGSGNSWDTTTRTGGRYVPHTPSTEIIALAHKAQSLFPGMAFTCVDVVETPSGAAIYEVSAFGGFRGLLDACGIDAAAVYADYVLEHIR
- the qrcD gene encoding menaquinone reductase integral membrane subunit QrcD translates to MSFSEIEKNWYPEGVERCSLGKFMKWLAVLGVVALYGFFAMLVCFTYGLGVTGLDNYFGFGLWITFDLAVIALGAGAFFTGLLRYIIRIDELKNIINLTVIKGFICYSGAMLILSLDVGQPIRSWFGYWHPNVHSMLTEVIFCITCYLMVLIIEYVPLILEQKQINKIPFLHNLAHQMHVVMPLFAGIGAFLSTFHQGSLGGMYGVMFARPYAFRDGFFIWPWTFFLFVLSAISTGPCMTVLICGFMEKVTGRKLTTYRIKSLMCKIGGTMLLIYMVFKYLDTWAWINDILPRAGLTFDQMFYGLVYGRWLFFTELVICLLVPVIFLLTPLRKKPFFMYSGAILACAGVVINRYVFTVQALAQPVLPFTKWEIYSPNWAEWATSLMVIAYGFIIMSLSYRYLPIFPQEVGLNKK
- the qrcC gene encoding menaquinone reductase iron-sulfur cluster-binding subunit QrcC — encoded protein: MSGQKKEFPITWGMVIDIDKCTGCGACMASCQTENNVEPQRDASNKLRSTSWMTVYELTNGKSYPDHDIAYLPRPCQQCGNPPCVSVCPVIATEKNENGGIVSQVYPRCIGCRYCVAACPYHVRYFGWFDPVWPEGMEKTLSPLTSVRPRGVVEKCSFCHHRWTLAKDAARAAGKDPEDLADGAYVTSCVQNCPSGALAFGDLKNPKHKVHELIKSPYAYRLLERLGTDTQVYYISRREWVRKLGDNYLKSE